Proteins from a genomic interval of Sphingobacterium lactis:
- a CDS encoding 30S ribosomal protein S16, with protein MATKIRLQRHGKKGKPFYHVVVADARAPRDGKFIERLGSYNPNTNPATIILDFEKSLDWVNKGAQPTDTVRAILSYKGVLYKKHLQGGVKKGAFDEAKAEELFTKWSEGKDAQIEGKKSGLAETKGEAKKAALAAEAKKKEDRAAAIAAKNAPVAEETAAEEAEEAADTAENTEETEG; from the coding sequence ATGGCAACTAAAATCAGATTGCAGAGACATGGTAAAAAAGGAAAACCTTTTTACCACGTAGTAGTAGCAGATGCACGTGCTCCACGTGATGGTAAGTTCATTGAGCGTTTAGGTTCTTACAACCCAAACACTAACCCAGCAACAATCATTTTGGATTTCGAAAAATCTTTGGACTGGGTGAACAAAGGTGCACAACCTACTGACACAGTTCGCGCTATCCTTTCTTACAAAGGTGTTCTTTACAAGAAACACTTGCAAGGTGGTGTGAAAAAAGGTGCTTTCGATGAAGCTAAAGCTGAAGAACTATTCACAAAATGGTCTGAAGGTAAAGACGCACAAATCGAAGGTAAAAAATCAGGCTTAGCAGAGACTAAAGGTGAAGCTAAAAAAGCTGCTTTAGCTGCTGAGGCGAAGAAAAAAGAAGACAGAGCTGCTGCTATCGCTGCTAAAAACGCTCCAGTTGCTGAAGAAACAGCTGCTGAAGAAGCAGAAGAAGCTGCTGATACTGCAGAAAACACTGAAGAAACTGAAGGTTAA
- the rimM gene encoding ribosome maturation factor RimM (Essential for efficient processing of 16S rRNA) — MTIDQCFYIGYISKTRGLKGEVQLFFEFEDYMDLDLDLIFLEVNKKLVPYFVDAIKLQQNSTAYATFEDIDHIDKAQAIVRKKMYLPNDKMPERDPEDFTYKDLVGFLAIEESEGELGEITHVQEMPQQFIATVDIDGKDAMFPLNEDFIVGIDPEEQVIVLRLPEGLIDMYLED, encoded by the coding sequence ATGACAATAGATCAGTGCTTTTATATTGGTTATATCAGTAAGACCCGTGGGCTGAAAGGCGAGGTACAGTTATTCTTCGAATTCGAGGATTATATGGACCTGGACCTGGATTTAATTTTTCTGGAGGTGAACAAGAAATTGGTTCCTTATTTTGTGGATGCCATTAAGCTGCAGCAAAATAGTACGGCATACGCAACATTTGAAGATATCGACCACATCGATAAGGCGCAGGCTATTGTCCGCAAGAAAATGTATTTGCCGAACGATAAAATGCCGGAGCGGGATCCCGAGGACTTTACCTACAAAGATTTGGTCGGCTTCCTGGCAATCGAGGAGAGTGAGGGCGAGTTGGGTGAAATTACCCATGTGCAGGAAATGCCCCAACAATTTATCGCTACGGTAGATATTGATGGCAAAGACGCCATGTTCCCCCTGAACGAAGATTTTATAGTAGGAATTGACCCGGAAGAGCAGGTAATCGTGTTACGATTGCCAGAAGGCTTGATCGATATGTACTTAGAAGATTAG